In one window of Gemmatimonadota bacterium DNA:
- a CDS encoding phosphoribulokinase, translating into MSERHPIVAITGSSGAGTTSVTRTFENIFRRECLKAAIVEGDSFHRYDRAEMRLRQAEAEKGGNKHFSHFGPSNNLFPELEALFRAYAETGRGRSRKYLHDPVEAAPYRQEPGTFTPWEDMGEGTDLLFYEGLHGAVVTEEVNIARYPDLLIGVVPVINLEWIQKLWRDKHVRGYSAEAVTDTILRRMPDYVHYICPQFAHTHVNFQRVPMVDTSNPFIARDIPAASESMVVIRFANPKGIDFPYLLSMVDDSFMSRANTIVVPGGKMELAMQLIFTPFIWRMMERRKRAIGAL; encoded by the coding sequence ATGTCCGAACGGCACCCCATCGTCGCCATCACCGGCTCTTCCGGCGCGGGCACCACCTCGGTGACGCGCACCTTCGAGAACATCTTCCGGCGCGAGTGCCTCAAGGCCGCGATCGTCGAGGGCGACAGCTTCCACCGCTACGACCGGGCCGAGATGCGGCTGCGGCAGGCGGAGGCCGAGAAGGGCGGGAACAAGCACTTCAGCCACTTCGGGCCGTCCAACAACCTCTTCCCGGAGCTGGAGGCGCTGTTCCGCGCCTACGCCGAGACCGGGCGGGGCCGCAGCCGGAAGTACCTGCATGACCCCGTGGAGGCCGCCCCGTACCGGCAGGAGCCCGGGACCTTCACCCCCTGGGAGGACATGGGCGAGGGCACCGACCTGCTGTTCTACGAGGGGCTGCACGGCGCGGTGGTCACCGAGGAGGTGAACATCGCCCGCTACCCGGACCTGCTGATCGGCGTGGTGCCGGTGATCAACCTGGAGTGGATCCAGAAGCTGTGGCGCGACAAGCACGTCCGTGGCTACTCCGCCGAGGCCGTCACCGACACCATCCTGCGCCGGATGCCGGACTACGTGCACTACATCTGCCCCCAGTTCGCGCACACCCACGTGAACTTCCAGCGGGTGCCGATGGTGGACACCTCCAACCCGTTCATCGCCCGCGACATCCCGGCCGCGAGCGAGAGCATGGTGGTGATCCGCTTCGCCAACCCCAAGGGCATCGACTTTCCCTACCTCCTCTCCATGGTGGACGACTCGTTCATGTCGCGCGCCAACACGATCGTGGTGCCGGGGGGCAAGATGGAGCTGGCCATGCAGCTGATCTTCACCCCGTTCATCTGGCGGATGATGGAACGGCGCAAGCGCGCGATCGGGGCCCTCTGA
- a CDS encoding class 1 fructose-bisphosphatase, whose product MPLSRRWTLTRYLIEERRRFPEASGDLNALILDVSLACKAIARIVAFEDLAEALCPGVPATAGGINVQGEEQKKLDVVSNELFTRMNEWNGHLAGMASEEMDVPWQIPAQYPRGKYLLVFDPLDGSSNLDVNVSVGSIFSILRAPAEVCETGRDVTEADFLQPGATQVAAGYAIYGPTTMLVLTVGNGVVGFTLNPNLGEFVLTHPQITVPADTHEFAINSSNSRFWEPPVKRYVDECLAGKTGPRGKDFNMRWIASMVAEAHRILMRGGVFMYPRDTKDPAKPGRLRLLYEANPMGFIIEQAGGRASTGRQPVLDVAPSALHQRIGLVFGSRHEVERIERYHQEPASRDTGAPLFGERSLFRD is encoded by the coding sequence ATGCCCCTGTCGCGCCGCTGGACGCTCACGCGGTACCTGATCGAGGAGCGCCGCCGCTTTCCCGAGGCGAGCGGCGACCTCAACGCCCTGATCCTCGACGTCTCGCTCGCCTGCAAGGCGATCGCCCGGATCGTGGCCTTCGAGGACCTGGCCGAGGCGCTCTGCCCGGGCGTGCCGGCCACCGCGGGGGGGATCAACGTGCAGGGGGAGGAGCAGAAGAAGCTCGACGTGGTGAGCAACGAGCTCTTCACCCGCATGAACGAGTGGAACGGCCACCTCGCCGGCATGGCCTCCGAGGAGATGGACGTGCCGTGGCAGATCCCGGCGCAGTACCCCCGGGGCAAGTACCTGCTGGTGTTCGACCCGCTCGACGGCTCGAGCAACCTCGACGTGAACGTCTCGGTGGGGAGCATCTTCTCGATCCTGCGGGCGCCGGCCGAGGTCTGCGAGACCGGGCGGGACGTGACCGAGGCCGACTTCCTGCAGCCCGGGGCCACCCAGGTGGCGGCGGGCTACGCCATCTACGGCCCCACCACGATGCTGGTGCTGACGGTGGGCAACGGGGTGGTGGGCTTCACCCTGAACCCGAACCTGGGCGAGTTCGTGCTCACCCACCCGCAGATCACGGTGCCCGCGGACACCCATGAGTTCGCGATCAACAGCTCCAACAGCCGCTTCTGGGAGCCGCCGGTCAAGCGCTACGTCGACGAGTGCCTCGCGGGGAAGACCGGGCCCCGGGGCAAGGACTTCAACATGCGCTGGATCGCGTCGATGGTGGCCGAGGCGCACCGCATCCTGATGCGCGGGGGGGTGTTCATGTACCCCCGGGACACCAAGGACCCCGCCAAGCCGGGCCGGCTGCGGCTCCTGTACGAGGCCAACCCGATGGGCTTCATCATCGAGCAGGCGGGCGGGCGGGCCAGCACCGGCCGGCAGCCGGTGCTCGATGTCGCGCCCAGCGCGCTGCACCAGCGCATCGGGCTGGTCTTCGGCTCCCGCCACGAGGTGGAGCGGATCGAGCGCTACCACCAGGAGCCGGCGTCCCGGGACACCGGGGCCCCGCTGTTCGGCGAACGCAGTCTCTTCCGCGACTAG
- the cbbX gene encoding CbbX protein, with product MSQPRYVIPGATPAAPPPPPPAAEGLPAARTVAEVLAQSQVESVFTELDRDLIGLQPIKQRLRDIAALLVIDKLRLNFGLAAETPSLHMSFTGNPGTGKTTVAMRMAEILHRLGYVRKGHLVAVTREDLVGQYIGHTAPKTNEVLKKAMGGVLFIDEAYYLYRPENERDYGQEAIEILLQVMENNRADLVVILAGYKDRMDTFFRSNPGMSSRIAHHLDFPDYSHDELLQIGDRMLEGMSYRFGPGGRETFAEYLTLRLAQPHFANARSVRNALDRMRLRQASRLFAQPERELSRDDLTTLEPSDIRASRLFGGAR from the coding sequence GTGAGCCAGCCGCGCTACGTCATTCCCGGCGCCACGCCCGCCGCGCCGCCCCCCCCGCCCCCGGCGGCGGAGGGGCTGCCGGCGGCGCGCACCGTGGCGGAGGTGCTGGCGCAGAGCCAGGTCGAGTCGGTGTTCACCGAGCTCGACCGCGACCTGATCGGCCTGCAGCCGATCAAGCAGCGGCTGCGCGACATCGCGGCGCTGCTGGTCATCGACAAGCTGCGGCTCAACTTCGGGCTGGCCGCCGAGACGCCGTCGCTGCACATGAGCTTCACCGGCAACCCGGGCACCGGGAAGACCACGGTCGCGATGCGCATGGCCGAGATCCTCCACCGCCTGGGGTACGTCCGGAAGGGCCACCTGGTGGCGGTGACCCGGGAGGACCTGGTGGGGCAGTACATCGGCCACACCGCGCCCAAGACCAACGAGGTGCTCAAGAAGGCGATGGGCGGCGTGCTCTTCATCGACGAGGCCTACTACCTCTACCGCCCCGAGAACGAGCGCGACTACGGCCAGGAGGCGATCGAGATCCTGCTCCAGGTCATGGAGAACAACCGGGCCGACCTGGTGGTGATCCTGGCCGGCTACAAGGACCGGATGGACACCTTCTTCCGCTCCAACCCCGGGATGAGCTCGCGGATCGCGCACCACCTCGACTTCCCGGACTACAGCCACGACGAGCTGCTGCAGATCGGCGACCGGATGCTCGAGGGGATGAGCTACCGCTTCGGCCCGGGCGGCCGGGAGACGTTCGCCGAGTACCTCACGCTGCGCCTGGCCCAGCCGCACTTCGCCAACGCGCGCAGCGTGCGCAACGCGCTCGACCGGATGCGCCTGCGCCAGGCCAGCCGGCTGTTCGCCCAGCCGGAGCGCGAGCTGTCGCGCGACGACCTGACGACCCTGGAACCCTCGGACATCCGCGCCAGCCGGCTGTTCGGCGGCGCCCGCTGA
- a CDS encoding ribulose bisphosphate carboxylase small subunit encodes MMTNPTGRLTQGQFSFLPDLTDAEITLQVEYGLRKQYAWSVEYTDDPHPRNTYWEMFGNPMFDLKDAAGVLLELNACRKTFPNHYIRLMAFDSTRGVESIAMSFLVNRPRHEPGFQLERNEVDGRSLRYTTRGYAADAPEGERYRDG; translated from the coding sequence ATGATGACCAATCCGACCGGCCGCCTGACGCAGGGGCAGTTCAGCTTCCTGCCGGACCTGACCGACGCCGAGATCACCCTGCAGGTCGAGTACGGGCTGCGGAAGCAGTACGCCTGGAGCGTCGAGTACACCGACGACCCGCATCCCCGGAACACCTACTGGGAGATGTTCGGGAACCCGATGTTCGACCTCAAGGACGCGGCGGGGGTGCTGCTGGAGCTCAACGCCTGCCGCAAGACGTTCCCGAACCACTACATCCGCCTGATGGCGTTCGACTCCACCCGCGGGGTCGAGTCGATCGCGATGAGCTTCCTGGTCAACCGGCCCCGGCACGAGCCCGGCTTCCAGCTGGAGCGGAACGAGGTCGACGGCCGCTCGCTGCGCTACACCACGCGGGGCTACGCCGCCGACGCGCCCGAGGGCGAGCGGTACCGTGACGGCTGA